In Actinomycetota bacterium, one DNA window encodes the following:
- a CDS encoding aminopeptidase P family protein, whose product MIAERRGRALTAMTRDEVDALILGKEANVRYVSGARRLWLAGARAFAPSCVLVHETSDVHLLSITDDGVPGDIHLQNLYPITWNPANLLGRLTRIPGLAAARRIGVDGLTPLMDALLSATFPRAELVDGQALMLAARARKLSAEVDCIRAAIGLAQRALAQVVGATRPGMRERDLLARFEQCMADLGTTTPAFEGTFGHRFPSDRVLAGGEALVLDVGVLVDGYQGCLARTVNVGEREVSTGPADVLFDALAAAVRPGATGSDLWAAWDASAAPRPSEPAAYGVGLGVEPPIIGEDVTELLPGMTLSLRAEVDGRVRRDSVLVTDTGVEVLEEQTRIG is encoded by the coding sequence GTGATCGCGGAACGGCGAGGTCGCGCGCTCACCGCGATGACGCGGGACGAGGTCGACGCGCTCATCCTCGGCAAGGAGGCGAACGTCCGTTACGTCTCGGGTGCCCGGCGCTTGTGGCTGGCGGGGGCGCGCGCGTTCGCGCCGAGCTGCGTGCTGGTGCACGAGACAAGCGACGTTCACCTGCTGAGCATCACGGACGACGGCGTGCCTGGCGACATCCACCTCCAAAACCTGTATCCGATCACGTGGAACCCGGCGAACCTCCTCGGCCGGCTGACGCGCATTCCCGGGCTCGCGGCCGCACGCCGGATCGGCGTCGACGGCCTCACACCGCTGATGGACGCGCTGCTGAGCGCCACCTTCCCCAGGGCAGAGCTCGTGGACGGCCAGGCCCTGATGCTCGCCGCCCGCGCGCGCAAGCTCTCGGCCGAGGTCGATTGCATCCGCGCCGCGATCGGTCTGGCGCAGCGTGCGCTGGCCCAGGTCGTCGGCGCCACCCGGCCTGGCATGCGCGAGCGCGACCTGCTCGCGCGCTTCGAGCAGTGCATGGCCGATCTGGGCACCACGACTCCGGCGTTCGAGGGAACGTTCGGCCACCGTTTTCCTTCCGACCGCGTGCTGGCGGGGGGCGAGGCACTCGTGCTCGATGTCGGTGTGCTCGTCGACGGCTATCAAGGGTGCCTGGCCCGTACGGTCAACGTCGGCGAGCGTGAGGTGTCGACGGGGCCCGCAGATGTTCTGTTCGACGCGCTGGCGGCCGCGGTGCGGCCGGGCGCGACGGGTTCCGATCTGTGGGCGGCGTGGGACGCTTCCGCCGCGCCCCGCCCGTCTGAACCGGCCGCCTACGGGGTCGGGCTCGGCGTCGAACCACCGATCATCGGCGAGGACGTCACCGAGCTCTTGCCTGGGATGACGCTGTCCCTGCGCGCCGAGGTCGACGGTCGGGTGCGCCGTGACTCGGTGCTCGTGACCGACACCGGTGTCGAGGTGCTCGAGGAGCAGACCCGCATCGGCTGA